One window from the genome of Nitrospiria bacterium encodes:
- a CDS encoding integron integrase — translation MPDATRSQQPKLLDEVRKVLRLHHYSIHTERSYVDWILRFVRFHRMRSREDLLPAEPKIESFLTDLAVHGNVAPATQNQAMNALVFLYKRVLNHALPGSINAVRADKKINVPVVMTREEVAAVISLMDGTAQVVAKLLYGSGLRIMEAVRLRVKDIDYQMKQLTVRSGKGDKDRFTTFPVTLTPLLQNHLAGVKTLHQQDAAQGHGEVYLPHALARKHPSAAKEWGWQYVFPARNLSVDPRSDITRRHHVDPSVINKAIKGAVRRAGLTKQISAHAFRHSFATHLLQRGTDIRTIQQLLGHNDVSTTMIYTHILQQGGQGVPSPLDDLGV, via the coding sequence ATGCCTGACGCGACGAGAAGTCAACAACCAAAACTCCTCGATGAAGTCCGAAAGGTGCTCCGTCTACACCACTACTCCATTCACACCGAGCGATCCTATGTGGATTGGATTCTACGGTTCGTCCGTTTCCACCGCATGCGGTCGCGTGAGGACCTCCTCCCCGCCGAACCGAAAATCGAGTCGTTCCTGACCGACTTGGCCGTGCACGGAAACGTCGCCCCCGCGACCCAGAACCAGGCGATGAACGCCCTGGTGTTCCTCTACAAGCGCGTCCTCAACCATGCTTTGCCGGGCAGCATCAATGCCGTCCGTGCAGACAAGAAGATCAACGTCCCCGTTGTCATGACACGCGAAGAAGTCGCCGCCGTGATCTCGCTCATGGACGGAACCGCTCAAGTGGTCGCCAAGCTCCTCTACGGGAGCGGGCTGCGCATCATGGAAGCGGTCCGGCTCAGGGTCAAGGACATCGACTATCAGATGAAGCAACTGACCGTCCGTTCGGGCAAGGGGGACAAAGACCGGTTCACCACCTTTCCCGTCACCCTTACGCCTTTGCTCCAGAACCATCTCGCCGGGGTCAAGACGTTGCATCAGCAGGATGCGGCTCAGGGGCATGGCGAGGTGTACCTCCCTCATGCTCTGGCTCGGAAACACCCCAGTGCCGCCAAGGAATGGGGCTGGCAGTATGTCTTTCCTGCCCGGAATCTCTCCGTTGACCCACGTTCCGACATCACCCGTCGCCATCACGTTGACCCCAGCGTCATCAACAAGGCCATCAAGGGAGCGGTTCGTCGTGCCGGTCTGACGAAGCAAATCAGCGCACATGCCTTTCGTCATTCCTTCGCCACCCACCTGCTTCAACGCGGAACCGACATCCGTACCATTCAGCAACTGCTCGGGCACAACGATGTTTCCACCACCATGATCTACACCCACATCCTTCAGCAGGGTGGCCAGGGCGTTCCGAGTCCCTTGGACGATCTCGGCGTTTGA